A genomic stretch from Hydrogenimonas urashimensis includes:
- a CDS encoding UDP-2,3-diacylglucosamine diphosphatase, which produces MRHNGIAKKEAREDSPIFSRNPDAPFLLKPGAWFIADAHYASYQPRLYDFLASVKESDLPSQLVLMGDIFDLLFGDAPNSIEPNRKMVDLLKRISLRTEILYLEGNHDFGLKRIFADAIRIVERQKQPLILSVEGRTVALHHGDILQGLGYEIYTAWIRHPWVNRALNLIDTLTGGKIIGWLEDYNRKKKPCYRIGDFEKRTRKRLETLQKRYRFDIWIDGHFHQNVRLNYGDIDYINLPAFACDGSYTIMKTDAEGLAFEKVKDRNGI; this is translated from the coding sequence ATGCGACACAACGGGATCGCAAAAAAAGAGGCAAGAGAAGACTCCCCGATCTTCTCCCGCAATCCCGATGCCCCCTTTTTGCTGAAACCGGGCGCCTGGTTCATCGCCGACGCCCATTACGCCAGCTACCAGCCCAGACTCTACGACTTCCTCGCGTCTGTCAAGGAGAGCGATCTGCCCTCACAACTGGTACTGATGGGCGATATTTTCGATCTTCTCTTTGGCGACGCACCCAATTCGATTGAACCAAATCGCAAAATGGTCGATCTTTTAAAACGCATAAGCTTGCGAACGGAGATTCTCTATCTCGAGGGAAACCATGATTTCGGGCTCAAAAGGATTTTCGCCGATGCGATACGTATCGTCGAGCGCCAAAAACAGCCCCTGATCCTCTCTGTCGAAGGTCGTACCGTAGCGTTGCATCACGGAGACATTCTGCAGGGCCTGGGATATGAGATCTATACGGCATGGATACGTCATCCGTGGGTCAACAGGGCTCTCAATCTGATCGATACGCTCACCGGCGGAAAGATCATCGGATGGCTCGAAGATTACAACCGTAAAAAAAAGCCGTGCTACCGCATCGGAGATTTCGAAAAGAGGACGCGAAAGCGGCTGGAAACTTTACAAAAACGATACAGGTTCGATATATGGATTGACGGCCATTTCCATCAAAATGTCCGGTTGAACTATGGCGATATCGACTATATCAACCTGCCGGCGTTCGCCTGCGACGGTAGTTATACGATTATGAAAACCGATGCCGAAGGATTGGCATTCGAAAAGGTAAAGGATCGCAATGGGATCTAA
- the greA gene encoding transcription elongation factor GreA, with product MQKEPMTEYGYKKLAEELEYLKSTARPAIAAEIQKARELGDLKENAEYHAAKEKQGLMEARIAELEDILGRAQVVDPAALEHKRISFGSTVTLIDLDTDEEVTYTIVGASEANPDRGLISYHSPLARQLIGKEPGDEVRMRLPGGEKEYEIKQVCYKDICFGV from the coding sequence ATGCAGAAAGAACCGATGACCGAATACGGCTACAAAAAGCTGGCCGAAGAGCTGGAGTATCTCAAATCGACCGCCCGCCCGGCGATAGCCGCGGAAATTCAGAAAGCCCGTGAATTGGGTGATTTGAAAGAGAATGCCGAATACCATGCGGCGAAGGAGAAACAGGGGCTGATGGAGGCGCGTATCGCCGAACTGGAGGACATATTGGGACGTGCGCAGGTGGTGGACCCCGCCGCACTGGAGCACAAACGCATCAGTTTCGGCTCGACGGTGACCCTGATCGATCTGGATACCGACGAGGAGGTGACCTACACGATCGTCGGGGCCAGCGAGGCAAATCCCGACAGGGGGCTTATCTCCTACCATTCGCCGCTGGCGCGCCAGCTCATCGGAAAGGAACCGGGAGACGAGGTGCGCATGCGGCTTCCGGGCGGCGAGAAAGAGTACGAGATCAAGCAGGTCTGCTACAAAGATATCTGTTTCGGTGTATAG
- the lpxB gene encoding lipid-A-disaccharide synthase — protein MRVLTSALEPSANLHLKYLLDRLEGVEIYGIFDKRLGEPLYGMEEFSVMGIVDVLAKYFKGKEAIAEMVSLAKECDKVLLIDAPAFNLPLAEAIKERYPHKEIIYYILPKVWAWKKGRAKKVERYCDRLASIFPFERRFYRRAEYVGNPLLDEIDVAWHPPKAPETIAFLPGSRKSEITRLMPVFKETAERLGGRRKILSIPAFISHEKIESWYGDISGFEVARDAKNAVAQAHFAFVCSGTATLETALIGTPFVLVYKARPLDYAIGNALVKLRYKGLANIIMDFEGKTPVHPEIFQNDVNSDNLLKLYETMDRGHFADKSRELREILRHGSADEVAKMILNPV, from the coding sequence ATGAGAGTGCTTACAAGCGCACTGGAACCCTCGGCCAATCTGCATCTGAAGTATCTGCTCGATCGGCTGGAGGGGGTGGAGATTTACGGTATTTTCGACAAACGGCTCGGAGAGCCGCTTTACGGGATGGAGGAGTTCTCCGTCATGGGCATCGTGGATGTGCTGGCGAAATATTTCAAAGGGAAAGAGGCGATAGCGGAGATGGTCTCTTTGGCGAAAGAGTGCGACAAGGTGCTGTTGATCGATGCGCCGGCTTTCAATCTTCCCCTGGCCGAAGCGATCAAGGAAAGATACCCCCATAAAGAGATAATCTACTACATCCTTCCGAAAGTATGGGCCTGGAAAAAGGGCCGCGCGAAAAAGGTGGAGCGCTACTGCGACCGTCTTGCGTCTATTTTTCCTTTCGAGCGGCGGTTCTACCGACGCGCGGAGTATGTGGGCAATCCGCTGCTTGACGAGATCGATGTGGCATGGCATCCGCCGAAAGCCCCCGAAACGATCGCTTTTCTTCCGGGCAGCAGAAAGAGCGAAATCACCCGCCTGATGCCTGTTTTCAAGGAGACGGCCGAAAGGTTGGGCGGTCGCAGGAAAATTCTCTCGATTCCCGCCTTCATCAGCCATGAAAAGATCGAAAGCTGGTACGGTGACATTTCCGGTTTCGAGGTAGCAAGAGATGCCAAGAACGCCGTGGCCCAGGCACATTTCGCTTTCGTGTGCAGCGGTACGGCGACGCTTGAGACAGCGCTGATAGGCACCCCCTTCGTGCTCGTCTACAAGGCACGGCCGCTCGATTACGCCATCGGCAACGCCCTGGTCAAACTCAGATACAAGGGACTTGCCAACATCATCATGGATTTCGAGGGCAAGACGCCGGTGCATCCGGAAATTTTCCAGAATGACGTAAACAGCGACAATCTGTTGAAACTCTACGAAACGATGGACCGGGGTCATTTCGCCGACAAAAGCAGAGAGTTGAGGGAGATTTTGAGACACGGAAGCGCCGATGAGGTGGCGAAGATGATTTTGAACCCGGTATAA
- the argC gene encoding N-acetyl-gamma-glutamyl-phosphate reductase, which translates to MIPVAVIGASGYTGLELIKILFRHPEFELVYAATSEGETTIDALHPSLKNVISMPVEKADAAAVAAVAQIAFLALPHKTAMGFAAGLLERGVKVVDLSADYRLKLDTYEAHYCPHEDRAHLSEAVYGLPEFYREAIKKSRLVANPGCYPTASLLGLLPFIPYIKAQTPIFIDAKSGVSGAGKKLSETTHYVTINENIFAYNPIRHRHAPEIAEKIDDLFLTQVQVNFVPHLLPVTRGMLCSIYMQLETDLDPIDVLNDFYKDEPFIRIRTSPVDIKSVAGTNFCDIFATVNGKSLVISSAIDNLLRGASSQAVVNANIISGLDETLGIPKIACVP; encoded by the coding sequence ATGATTCCCGTAGCAGTTATCGGCGCAAGCGGCTATACCGGCCTGGAACTGATCAAGATTCTTTTTCGACATCCCGAATTCGAGCTGGTGTATGCGGCGACGAGCGAGGGGGAAACGACGATCGACGCGCTCCATCCCTCTTTGAAAAATGTCATTTCGATGCCGGTCGAGAAGGCCGATGCCGCGGCAGTGGCTGCGGTGGCGCAGATCGCCTTTCTCGCCCTTCCCCACAAGACCGCGATGGGATTCGCGGCAGGATTGCTGGAGCGGGGCGTCAAAGTCGTGGATCTCTCCGCCGATTACCGCCTCAAACTCGATACCTACGAAGCGCATTACTGTCCCCATGAAGACAGGGCCCACCTTTCCGAAGCGGTCTATGGTCTGCCGGAATTTTACCGGGAAGCGATCAAAAAGAGCCGACTCGTGGCCAATCCCGGATGCTATCCGACCGCTTCGCTGCTGGGTCTGCTCCCTTTCATACCCTATATCAAAGCACAGACGCCGATTTTCATCGATGCCAAAAGCGGTGTCAGCGGAGCGGGCAAAAAGCTTTCGGAGACGACCCACTACGTGACGATCAACGAAAACATTTTCGCCTACAATCCGATCAGGCACCGTCACGCCCCGGAGATCGCCGAAAAGATCGACGACCTTTTTCTGACGCAGGTACAGGTCAATTTCGTTCCCCATCTCCTTCCGGTAACAAGAGGCATGCTCTGCAGCATCTATATGCAGCTGGAAACCGATCTCGATCCCATCGATGTGCTGAACGATTTTTACAAAGACGAGCCCTTCATCCGCATCCGCACCTCACCCGTCGATATCAAATCGGTTGCCGGCACCAATTTCTGCGATATTTTCGCTACCGTCAACGGCAAAAGCCTCGTGATCAGTTCGGCCATCGACAACCTGCTGCGGGGTGCCAGCTCCCAGGCCGTGGTCAACGCCAACATCATCAGCGGGCTTGACGAGACGCTCGGTATTCCGAAAATTGCCTGTGTCCCATAA